One segment of Anguilla anguilla isolate fAngAng1 chromosome 1, fAngAng1.pri, whole genome shotgun sequence DNA contains the following:
- the LOC118235581 gene encoding myelin-associated glycoprotein-like isoform X13, producing the protein MRTQALWFYAIYSNVLNVHAASWTAEIPKTISALLGSCVVVPCNFNYPDPPKKPPAMTGIWHMTDYQPIYHPDSSKVMEEFRGRANLIGDLRRKNCSLRINHLKKKDNGPFIFRIEIRDFDMYSYTENMVSIDVQDYPASPRLTVSGEVKAGDAVTASCSVSHSCPTELPHLIWSRSGTTTNQSEELPNGQWRVMSILTFTATNSDHNQHLTCTAKYQQVTSVQSSKILNVAYPPSIGAQSGCVAEITGVNCRCLVESRPASRVQWKLADGKTENSSSVHSTDGQDSTTVHTLHFHLGLTDVVSCYASNKHGNETRVLETNQRGVLMAIYLSGVAASAFVLILVILLLWKCSRRKKRVEVKINPVYSTAGLDDQHVGTQENIAPAKSCRGKGPVEDPSAPGGDNICVNSATPYFEEEEEEEEEVDYENSFKEDVYVNM; encoded by the exons ATGAGAACGCAGGCTTTGTGGTTTTATGCCATCTACTCAAATG tgctaaATGTGCACGCGGCTTCATGGACTGCAGAAATACCAAAAACAATCTCAGCACTGCTGGGGTCATGTGTCGTGGTTCCCTGCAATTTCAATTACCCAGATCCCCCAAAAAAGCCTCCAGCAATGACAGGAATATGGCATATGACCGACTACCAACCCATTTACCACCCGGACTCCTCCAAAGTGATGGAAGAATTCAGGGGCCGGGCAAATCTGATTGGGGATCTCAGAAGAAAGAACTGTTCACTGAGAATTaatcacctgaaaaaaaaggacaatggcccatttatttttaggataGAGATTCGTGACTTTGATATGTACTCTTACACAGAAAATATGGTCTCCATTGATGTCCAAG ACTATCCAGCCTCCCCACGGCTGACCGTGAGCGGGGAGGTCAAAGCAGGTGACGCTGTGactgcttcctgctctgtgtctcactcCTGTCCCACGGAGCTGCCTCACCTGATCTGGAGCCGCAGTGGAACAaccaccaaccaatcagaggagctgcCCAACGGCCAATGGAGAGTGATGTCAATCCTGACTTTCACTGCCACAAACTCTGACCACAACCAGCATCTGACTTGCACAGCAAAGTATCAGCAAGTCACATCTGTGCAATCTTCTAAAATTTTGAATGTGGCAT ACCCCCCAAGCATTGGAGCACAATCAGGCTGTGTTGCAGAAATCACAGGGGTGAACTGCCGGTGCCTGGTGGAGTCCAGGCCCGCTAGCAGAGTCCAGTGGAAACTTGCAGAtggcaaaactgaaaacagcagcagcgtCCACAGCACAGATGGACAGGACTCCACCACTGtccacacactgcatttccacCTGGGCCTTACTGATGTGGTGTCCTGCTATGCCAGCAACAAACATGGGAACGAAACAAGGGTCCTGGAAACCAACCAAAGAG GAGTACTGATGGCCATCTACTTATCAGGCGTGGCTGCTTCTGCCTTTGTGCTCatattggttattttattgctgtggaAATGTTCAAGACGAAAAAAACG TGTGGAAGTAAAGATAAACCCTGTCTACTCAACTGCAGGCCT tgatGACCAGCATGTgggaacacaggaaaacatagCGCCAGCCAAATCCTG CAGGGGAAAGGGGCCTGTTGAAGATCCGTCCGCTCCCGGGGGTGATAACATTTGTGTTAACAGTGCG
- the LOC118235581 gene encoding myelin-associated glycoprotein-like isoform X14, which produces MRTQALWFYAIYSNVLNVHAASWTAEIPKTISALLGSCVVVPCNFNYPDPPKKPPAMTGIWHMTDYQPIYHPDSSKVMEEFRGRANLIGDLRRKNCSLRINHLKKKDNGPFIFRIEIRDFDMYSYTENMVSIDVQDYPASPRLTVSGEVKAGDAVTASCSVSHSCPTELPHLIWSRSGTTTNQSEELPNGQWRVMSILTFTATNSDHNQHLTCTAKYQQVTSVQSSKILNVAYPPSIGAQSGCVAEITGVNCRCLVESRPASRVQWKLADGKTENSSSVHSTDGQDSTTVHTLHFHLGLTDVVSCYASNKHGNETRVLETNQRGVLMAIYLSGVAASAFVLILVILLLWKCSRRKKRDDQHVGTQENIAPAKSCSRGKGPVEDPSAPGGDNICVNSATPYFEEEEEEEEEVDYENSFKEDVYVNM; this is translated from the exons ATGAGAACGCAGGCTTTGTGGTTTTATGCCATCTACTCAAATG tgctaaATGTGCACGCGGCTTCATGGACTGCAGAAATACCAAAAACAATCTCAGCACTGCTGGGGTCATGTGTCGTGGTTCCCTGCAATTTCAATTACCCAGATCCCCCAAAAAAGCCTCCAGCAATGACAGGAATATGGCATATGACCGACTACCAACCCATTTACCACCCGGACTCCTCCAAAGTGATGGAAGAATTCAGGGGCCGGGCAAATCTGATTGGGGATCTCAGAAGAAAGAACTGTTCACTGAGAATTaatcacctgaaaaaaaaggacaatggcccatttatttttaggataGAGATTCGTGACTTTGATATGTACTCTTACACAGAAAATATGGTCTCCATTGATGTCCAAG ACTATCCAGCCTCCCCACGGCTGACCGTGAGCGGGGAGGTCAAAGCAGGTGACGCTGTGactgcttcctgctctgtgtctcactcCTGTCCCACGGAGCTGCCTCACCTGATCTGGAGCCGCAGTGGAACAaccaccaaccaatcagaggagctgcCCAACGGCCAATGGAGAGTGATGTCAATCCTGACTTTCACTGCCACAAACTCTGACCACAACCAGCATCTGACTTGCACAGCAAAGTATCAGCAAGTCACATCTGTGCAATCTTCTAAAATTTTGAATGTGGCAT ACCCCCCAAGCATTGGAGCACAATCAGGCTGTGTTGCAGAAATCACAGGGGTGAACTGCCGGTGCCTGGTGGAGTCCAGGCCCGCTAGCAGAGTCCAGTGGAAACTTGCAGAtggcaaaactgaaaacagcagcagcgtCCACAGCACAGATGGACAGGACTCCACCACTGtccacacactgcatttccacCTGGGCCTTACTGATGTGGTGTCCTGCTATGCCAGCAACAAACATGGGAACGAAACAAGGGTCCTGGAAACCAACCAAAGAG GAGTACTGATGGCCATCTACTTATCAGGCGTGGCTGCTTCTGCCTTTGTGCTCatattggttattttattgctgtggaAATGTTCAAGACGAAAAAAACG tgatGACCAGCATGTgggaacacaggaaaacatagCGCCAGCCAAATCCTG CAGCAGGGGAAAGGGGCCTGTTGAAGATCCGTCCGCTCCCGGGGGTGATAACATTTGTGTTAACAGTGCG
- the LOC118235581 gene encoding myelin-associated glycoprotein-like isoform X12, with the protein MRTQALWFYAIYSNVLNVHAASWTAEIPKTISALLGSCVVVPCNFNYPDPPKKPPAMTGIWHMTDYQPIYHPDSSKVMEEFRGRANLIGDLRRKNCSLRINHLKKKDNGPFIFRIEIRDFDMYSYTENMVSIDVQDYPASPRLTVSGEVKAGDAVTASCSVSHSCPTELPHLIWSRSGTTTNQSEELPNGQWRVMSILTFTATNSDHNQHLTCTAKYQQVTSVQSSKILNVAYPPSIGAQSGCVAEITGVNCRCLVESRPASRVQWKLADGKTENSSSVHSTDGQDSTTVHTLHFHLGLTDVVSCYASNKHGNETRVLETNQRGVLMAIYLSGVAASAFVLILVILLLWKCSRRKKRVEVKINPVYSTAGLDDQHVGTQENIAPAKSCSRGKGPVEDPSAPGGDNICVNSATPYFEEEEEEEEEVDYENSFKEDVYANM; encoded by the exons ATGAGAACGCAGGCTTTGTGGTTTTATGCCATCTACTCAAATG tgctaaATGTGCACGCGGCTTCATGGACTGCAGAAATACCAAAAACAATCTCAGCACTGCTGGGGTCATGTGTCGTGGTTCCCTGCAATTTCAATTACCCAGATCCCCCAAAAAAGCCTCCAGCAATGACAGGAATATGGCATATGACCGACTACCAACCCATTTACCACCCGGACTCCTCCAAAGTGATGGAAGAATTCAGGGGCCGGGCAAATCTGATTGGGGATCTCAGAAGAAAGAACTGTTCACTGAGAATTaatcacctgaaaaaaaaggacaatggcccatttatttttaggataGAGATTCGTGACTTTGATATGTACTCTTACACAGAAAATATGGTCTCCATTGATGTCCAAG ACTATCCAGCCTCCCCACGGCTGACCGTGAGCGGGGAGGTCAAAGCAGGTGACGCTGTGactgcttcctgctctgtgtctcactcCTGTCCCACGGAGCTGCCTCACCTGATCTGGAGCCGCAGTGGAACAaccaccaaccaatcagaggagctgcCCAACGGCCAATGGAGAGTGATGTCAATCCTGACTTTCACTGCCACAAACTCTGACCACAACCAGCATCTGACTTGCACAGCAAAGTATCAGCAAGTCACATCTGTGCAATCTTCTAAAATTTTGAATGTGGCAT ACCCCCCAAGCATTGGAGCACAATCAGGCTGTGTTGCAGAAATCACAGGGGTGAACTGCCGGTGCCTGGTGGAGTCCAGGCCCGCTAGCAGAGTCCAGTGGAAACTTGCAGAtggcaaaactgaaaacagcagcagcgtCCACAGCACAGATGGACAGGACTCCACCACTGtccacacactgcatttccacCTGGGCCTTACTGATGTGGTGTCCTGCTATGCCAGCAACAAACATGGGAACGAAACAAGGGTCCTGGAAACCAACCAAAGAG GAGTACTGATGGCCATCTACTTATCAGGCGTGGCTGCTTCTGCCTTTGTGCTCatattggttattttattgctgtggaAATGTTCAAGACGAAAAAAACG TGTGGAAGTAAAGATAAACCCTGTCTACTCAACTGCAGGCCT tgatGACCAGCATGTgggaacacaggaaaacatagCGCCAGCCAAATCCTG CAGCAGGGGAAAGGGGCCTGTTGAAGATCCGTCCGCTCCCGGGGGTGATAACATTTGTGTTAACAGTGCG
- the LOC118235581 gene encoding myelin-associated glycoprotein-like isoform X11: MRTQALWFYAIYSNVLNVHAASWTAEIPKTISALLGSCVVVPCNFNYPDPPKKPPAMTGIWHMTDYQPIYHPDSSKVMEEFRGRANLIGDLRRKNCSLRINHLKKKDNGPFIFRIEIRDFDMYSYTENMVSIDVQDYPASPRLTVSGEVKAGDAVTASCSVSHSCPTELPHLIWSRSGTTTNQSEELPNGQWRVMSILTFTATNSDHNQHLTCTAKYQQVTSVQSSKILNVAYPPSIGAQSGCVAEITGVNCRCLVESRPASRVQWKLADGKTENSSSVHSTDGQDSTTVHTLHFHLGLTDVVSCYASNKHGNETRVLETNQRGVLMAIYLSGVAASAFVLILVILLLWKCSRRKKRVEVKINPVYSTAGLDDQHVGTQENIAPAKSCSRGKGPVEDPSAPGGDNICVNSATPYFEEEEEEEEEVDYENSFKEDVYVNM; the protein is encoded by the exons ATGAGAACGCAGGCTTTGTGGTTTTATGCCATCTACTCAAATG tgctaaATGTGCACGCGGCTTCATGGACTGCAGAAATACCAAAAACAATCTCAGCACTGCTGGGGTCATGTGTCGTGGTTCCCTGCAATTTCAATTACCCAGATCCCCCAAAAAAGCCTCCAGCAATGACAGGAATATGGCATATGACCGACTACCAACCCATTTACCACCCGGACTCCTCCAAAGTGATGGAAGAATTCAGGGGCCGGGCAAATCTGATTGGGGATCTCAGAAGAAAGAACTGTTCACTGAGAATTaatcacctgaaaaaaaaggacaatggcccatttatttttaggataGAGATTCGTGACTTTGATATGTACTCTTACACAGAAAATATGGTCTCCATTGATGTCCAAG ACTATCCAGCCTCCCCACGGCTGACCGTGAGCGGGGAGGTCAAAGCAGGTGACGCTGTGactgcttcctgctctgtgtctcactcCTGTCCCACGGAGCTGCCTCACCTGATCTGGAGCCGCAGTGGAACAaccaccaaccaatcagaggagctgcCCAACGGCCAATGGAGAGTGATGTCAATCCTGACTTTCACTGCCACAAACTCTGACCACAACCAGCATCTGACTTGCACAGCAAAGTATCAGCAAGTCACATCTGTGCAATCTTCTAAAATTTTGAATGTGGCAT ACCCCCCAAGCATTGGAGCACAATCAGGCTGTGTTGCAGAAATCACAGGGGTGAACTGCCGGTGCCTGGTGGAGTCCAGGCCCGCTAGCAGAGTCCAGTGGAAACTTGCAGAtggcaaaactgaaaacagcagcagcgtCCACAGCACAGATGGACAGGACTCCACCACTGtccacacactgcatttccacCTGGGCCTTACTGATGTGGTGTCCTGCTATGCCAGCAACAAACATGGGAACGAAACAAGGGTCCTGGAAACCAACCAAAGAG GAGTACTGATGGCCATCTACTTATCAGGCGTGGCTGCTTCTGCCTTTGTGCTCatattggttattttattgctgtggaAATGTTCAAGACGAAAAAAACG TGTGGAAGTAAAGATAAACCCTGTCTACTCAACTGCAGGCCT tgatGACCAGCATGTgggaacacaggaaaacatagCGCCAGCCAAATCCTG CAGCAGGGGAAAGGGGCCTGTTGAAGATCCGTCCGCTCCCGGGGGTGATAACATTTGTGTTAACAGTGCG
- the LOC118235581 gene encoding myelin-associated glycoprotein-like isoform X15, translating to MRTQALWFYAIYSNVLNVHAASWTAEIPKTISALLGSCVVVPCNFNYPDPPKKPPAMTGIWHMTDYQPIYHPDSSKVMEEFRGRANLIGDLRRKNCSLRINHLKKKDNGPFIFRIEIRDFDMYSYTENMVSIDVQDYPASPRLTVSGEVKAGDAVTASCSVSHSCPTELPHLIWSRSGTTTNQSEELPNGQWRVMSILTFTATNSDHNQHLTCTAKYQQVTSVQSSKILNVAYPPSIGAQSGCVAEITGVNCRCLVESRPASRVQWKLADGKTENSSSVHSTDGQDSTTVHTLHFHLGLTDVVSCYASNKHGNETRVLETNQRGVLMAIYLSGVAASAFVLILVILLLWKCSRRKKRDDQHVGTQENIAPAKSCRGKGPVEDPSAPGGDNICVNSATPYFEEEEEEEEEVDYENSFKEDVYVNM from the exons ATGAGAACGCAGGCTTTGTGGTTTTATGCCATCTACTCAAATG tgctaaATGTGCACGCGGCTTCATGGACTGCAGAAATACCAAAAACAATCTCAGCACTGCTGGGGTCATGTGTCGTGGTTCCCTGCAATTTCAATTACCCAGATCCCCCAAAAAAGCCTCCAGCAATGACAGGAATATGGCATATGACCGACTACCAACCCATTTACCACCCGGACTCCTCCAAAGTGATGGAAGAATTCAGGGGCCGGGCAAATCTGATTGGGGATCTCAGAAGAAAGAACTGTTCACTGAGAATTaatcacctgaaaaaaaaggacaatggcccatttatttttaggataGAGATTCGTGACTTTGATATGTACTCTTACACAGAAAATATGGTCTCCATTGATGTCCAAG ACTATCCAGCCTCCCCACGGCTGACCGTGAGCGGGGAGGTCAAAGCAGGTGACGCTGTGactgcttcctgctctgtgtctcactcCTGTCCCACGGAGCTGCCTCACCTGATCTGGAGCCGCAGTGGAACAaccaccaaccaatcagaggagctgcCCAACGGCCAATGGAGAGTGATGTCAATCCTGACTTTCACTGCCACAAACTCTGACCACAACCAGCATCTGACTTGCACAGCAAAGTATCAGCAAGTCACATCTGTGCAATCTTCTAAAATTTTGAATGTGGCAT ACCCCCCAAGCATTGGAGCACAATCAGGCTGTGTTGCAGAAATCACAGGGGTGAACTGCCGGTGCCTGGTGGAGTCCAGGCCCGCTAGCAGAGTCCAGTGGAAACTTGCAGAtggcaaaactgaaaacagcagcagcgtCCACAGCACAGATGGACAGGACTCCACCACTGtccacacactgcatttccacCTGGGCCTTACTGATGTGGTGTCCTGCTATGCCAGCAACAAACATGGGAACGAAACAAGGGTCCTGGAAACCAACCAAAGAG GAGTACTGATGGCCATCTACTTATCAGGCGTGGCTGCTTCTGCCTTTGTGCTCatattggttattttattgctgtggaAATGTTCAAGACGAAAAAAACG tgatGACCAGCATGTgggaacacaggaaaacatagCGCCAGCCAAATCCTG CAGGGGAAAGGGGCCTGTTGAAGATCCGTCCGCTCCCGGGGGTGATAACATTTGTGTTAACAGTGCG